In the genome of Terriglobia bacterium, the window ACTCCTCGACGGTCACGCCGCCGTGGTCGTCCCCGGAGTCCCAACGCTCCATGAGGGCCTTGTAGCGGTCGCGGAGGACGCCCTTGGGCAGGAACTTGCCCTGGAACTTCTCCAGGACCCCGAGCCGGGGATCGGCGGGCGGCCTGGGCGAAGGCGGCGGCGGAGCCTTCGGCGCCGCGGCGGCGGGCGCCTCGGCCGGTGCCTTGGCCTTCTTCTCTCTCTTCTCTTTCGCTTCGGCCTTCTGCTTCGCTTCGGCTGCCATCACGATCACCCAACCTCTCTCCCCTGTGCAACTCGGCCGAGATCCGCGGACCCATCGGGTGCGTCTCGGCGTCCCAATGCAGGGCCATCACCATAACCGACGCGCCGGCGCCTTGGCAAGAACGGCTCCCCGCGCGTGAGAGCGTGCCATCGCTCTCCCATAACAAGGTGTTCGCATTCTCCTGAGGGACGAGACGGGAACGCGACGGCAGCTACAGCGGGAAGTATCCCATTGGCATGAGCGCGTCCGTAGCTGATTCGTGGATGGATCGCGAGAGTTCGTATTCCGGCGGTCTGGCTCCCCAGGGCAATTGCAAAGCACAACCAATCGTCCCGCGATGCCTCCGCCCTCTTGTTCCGCGCCGCCCTCGCGTGCGCTCACGCCGCGACGGCGTGCCAACCCTTCTCGTCCGCCTCGACGCCCAGCCGGAACAGAACGGCAGATTCCTCGTCGATCGCCTTCAGCATCTCGAGCGAGTAGTCCTGGACCGGAACCTGATTGACGATCATGAGCCGGAGGAGCCGATCTGCGGCGGCGCCGATCCCCAGGTTGCTGTTCTCCCAGCGAGACACGGTTTCGGGCGTCACGCCCATGTGAGCCGCGAAATCGACGCCGGACCAGCCCAACCACTTCCGCAGGAATCGAATCTCCGCGGGCGTCAGCGGTGCCGGCTTCGTGACGACCGCCCCGGCGATCGTGCGGTGGAGCTCCTCGATTCGAGGGATCTCCACTTCGAACGCGCCGCACTTCGGACACCGCGCCACCAGGACTCCGACGAGCGTCACGTTCGGAAGTCCGGAGGCGGTGTAATGGAAGTTCTCCCGCACCGTCGTCGTCGGCCCGCCGCACTCCTCGCAGGTCATGGCCGTTCCCTCCATGCCGTCACGATCGCCAACTTCGAGTCGGATCGGAACGCGACCACGACGCAGATGCGCGCGGTTCTGACCCGATAACGCCAAGTGCCCCGCTCAAGTTCGGCCGGTTCCTCCCAGCCGCCCCGCAAGACGTTGGTGCAATCCACCATCGTAAGGCCGTCCTTCTCCATCTCGTCCAACTCATGGCCAGATGGAACCACCACCCCCGCGTCGAGGACCGACCGTATCCTCTTCTTGGCTTCCAGCGGATCGAAGGGCTCCATCGATCCATTCACCCATAAATCATGGCTTGATTATAAGTCAATGTCAAGGCTGCTCTGAATCGGGTGATCCACCGGTGACCTGGCATTCGGACCAAGATCCAGTTCTTCAGTGACTTAGCGTACTCTGGACCTCTGGCTCGGGGAGACGTGATGGAAGCAGACCCGTCGGGCCGTCGGTTCCAGTGCTGTCGGTTCCCGCTGCCGAAACGCTGGCGCCGGTGCGTCCGCTCCGCGGCAGTCCACGCCGTCTCGATGGCGAACGTCGTCTTCGCCATCACGCGCAGCCACGCCGAGAATCATTTCAACGCCCGGGTGCGGCTCCACGCCGAGAATGACCGCCTCCGATGCGAGATCGCCCTGCTTCGAGAGGAGCTGCGAATCAAGGACCATCGAATGGAGCAGATCCCGCCCCAGCGCCGTCCACACTACCCGCCGACCGAGCGGCTCGCGGTCCTCGAACTGCGCGCCGCCCGTGGTTGGTCTCTCGCCCAGACTGCTCGACGCCTTCTCGTCACCCCGCTCACCGTCGCGACCTGGAACAGGCGGCTCGACGAGGAGGGCCCGCACGCGCTCGTTCAGGTGCGCGAACCCGTCAATCGATTCCCGGACTTCGTCGGATACCTCGTGCGGCGCCTTCGCGTCCTTCTCCCTTCGATGGGAACGCGTCGGAACGCCCGGGTCCTCGCCCGCGCCGGTCTCCATCTCGGAGCGACCACCGTACGCCGGATGCTCCATCCACCCGATCGTCAGAGACCCTCTGCCGAGCGTGTTCCGCCATTTCGCGCCGTGACGTCGAAGCGACCGGATCATGTGTGGCACGCGGACCTCACGACCGTGCCGACCTCCCTCGGCTTCTGGGTCTCGTGGATGCCTCTTGCCTTCCCACAGCGCTGGCCGTTCTGCTGGTGGGTCGCCGTGGCCGTCGACCACTTCTCCCGGCGCGTGGCAGGAGTCGCCGTCTTCAAAGGCCCGCCAACGGCCGCCGCCGTCATGAAGTTCCTCGACCGCACCCTTAAGAAGAAAGGCTCCACACCGCGCCACCTCATCACCGACCAGGGCGTGCAGTTCCTCGCCGCCGAGTTCCGGGCGTGGTGCCGGCGGCGCGGAATCGCCCAGCGTTTCGGCGCCATTGGGAAGTACGGCAGCCTTGCGGTGATCGAGCGGTTCATCCGGACGATGAAGACGGAGTGCACCCGCCGACTTCACGTCGTCCCGTACCGGCCGGCGGCGATCCGGCGCGAACTGGCACTGTACGTGGACTGGTACAATGCGGAGCGGCCGCACTCCCGATTGGCCGGCAGAACTCCCGACGAGATCTACTTCGGGAAGTTCCCGATCTCCTGGCGACCACGCTTCGAACCGCGAACGCGCTGGCCGCGACGATCGCCGTGCGCGATGCCTCACGCGTTGGTACGAGGGCGGCCTGGAACCGTCGTCGAACTCGACGTCGCGTATCGCGCCGGTCGCCGGCATCTCCCGATCATCTCGCTGAAGCGAGCCGCGTAAACGACTGCGGTTCCGGCGCCTGCAGGCCGATGGGCAAGTGTATCGCCGACCAGCGCCAACGCCTTTCGGAGGCGCGTCGGCACACGATCCGCCGCGGCCGTCGCGCGAAGCTGGCTTGCTGCGGTCTTCATTCAGCCCGCGAAATCGCTGGAATCTTTCGCGATGCTCTCGCTGGCGCACTACACCTCGATATTCCAATGCCGGTAACGCCGAAGCCTTAGGGCCGCTCGCAACTCCTTAATGCCGAACCCGACATCCCGTTGGTCGGCTTCCGTAAGGGCGGGCGAACTGAGAACTGCAGGTATCACCTCTGGAACCAACCGGAGGAGTCCGGCGACGAGAGACTCGGAGGTCGCCTGCAGCTCTTCGGAAAGCTGTCCCCAGAAGTAATCCGCGTCCCGCCCCATCGGGTACGGGTCCTCCGCCGGAACCGCCGCAAGACGCTCTCCAGCCTCGGTGAAGAACTCCGACGCCTGCTCTCCGAGGATTCGCAACTGATCTTGCACTTCTTCTGGTCTCATCCGCACCCTCCGAACGGGCCCCGAGCTTCCCTTGCCGCTCCAACCGCTCTTGCTTCGTGCTCTCTAGGTCCGTGTCCCGGCTCGCCGCGGCGACACATCATCGTCCCGCTTACCGCCGCACCATTTATGACCCCGTATCGCCCGCGAAAGCGGTCTGGCCTCGGCCGTCGCCTGACGCCGATCATAGGCGGAAACCGCACGAAGAACGATCCACCGTCACGCGTGCCCCGCGTCCCGCGAAGCAGCGAGGCACGGCGAGCCGGGCTCCTTGCTTACTTATCTCGCCGATCGCTTACGCTCGTTGGCGCAGGCTCGTCCCTGCCTGTCCGAGGAAGGCGGACGACGAAGAACGTGTCGTCTTTCGACCTCTCGAAATTCAGGACCGTCAGCTCGCTTACTGCGAGCCCTTGAAAGCCTCGGACGTCCCAGGTGATCGTGAGCGCGGTGTCCGCGGGGAGCTTTGAGCTGTCAAGCTCGTACCGACCGCGTTGATCCGTCTGAACTTCGAGAATCGGCGTCGCGGCGCTGAGGTGACCTCCCTTCCATACCCGGACCTTCGCACCAGCCAGCGGCTTGTCGCATTCCCTTGCATAACCCCCGAGCCGACGCTCCTCACCTTCGCACACCAACCCTCGACCCAGGTGGGCCAACGGCCCGCGATTCGCCGTCTGCTCGGGCGTCGCAGCGTTCAGGGGCAATGCCAAGCCAATCAATAGCGACACTAGTGCCCGTCTTTGCAGCATCGCAACCGCTCCTTTTCGACGAACGGCCACTCGGTCCATCGCATCGTACCGTGGCTTCCGGTTTCCAACGATCCCGCCTGCCCTGGCCCCCGCGAAGCAGCGAGGCGCGGCGAGCCGGCCCCACGGGCCCATGTCCTCGGGCTAGAGTGTTACCTATCTCCCCGACCGCTCATCTTCACCCTACTGAAGGCAAGTGTGTGAATAGGCTCGTGAGGCCCTGATGCTCGATGAAAAAGCGAAGTTGGAACAACTTCAGGACGGCTCTCAGGTCTCGCCACTCTGACAGCAGAGACTCCGATCCCGTGAAGATTTCCTTGGCTTCTTGAAGACTGGCGCTCAAGTACTCTCTCGCACTCATCGAGTTGATCTCTTCCTCGAGGGCGCGGATGATCTTCTCAAACTCGCCTTTGTCAAGCCACACGCCTCGACACAAGGTGCAGTAGTCGGCGGTGATTGGGGTATCGCCGTAGTGGACCTGAACGAGGCTGGAGTGACAATCTGGGCATTCGAGCTTTCGGGTGCCAACTCGGAACCGATCGGCGTGCCGCCAAATCTCGAAGTCCAGCCAAATGAGGTCATGATCTTCTTTGTCTTTTGCGAGTCGGAGTTCTTCGTCTTGGAACCAGATGCCATTGCATTTAGGGCATTCGTCGATGCGGACGGAGCCGAGGGAAGTCTCCGTCAGTGGAATACGGCAGCTTGGGCAATCTCGCTTCATCGAGGTACCTCCGCGACGATCGTGAGCGCCATTGTCGACCATAGGCTGCTGGACGTGCTGGCGCGGGGCGTGCGCAGGCAACGGCCGTGACCGGGTGGACCGGCAGCTTGATGGCCGTGTTAGCTGGCCCCGTACCACTCGGAGCGCGCCGACCGGTACGGTTCGTCACCTTGTCAGCCTCATTTTCGACTCGCGCCGATGACCGTGAGCTTGTCGGGACCATCCACCCTGTAGGACAACTCGAACGTTTGACCGAGCTTGCTCAGGATGTCCTTGAGCGCCAGTTTCCTGAACGATACGTCGTGTTTCGAATCACCATTCACGGTGCCTTCGTAGGCGATGCTGAAACCTGCCTTCCGGGCGATCTCGTCATAAGCTTGCCTGATCGTCACCTGCGTCAACTCGATCGAGATCGGAAGATTCGCGGTTCGAAGATAGTCCAGCTCGGATTGGACGGTGCCCCGACGAATCAACGCTTCACTCCGTGGCTCTTGCCCCACGGCAACGGTGAACAGCACGAGTAGCCCGAGGAGCAGCATAGTGATCCTTGATGAACTCCTCAGTTCGGTGTTCATTCTCTTTCCCCCCTGGCAATTGTCATGCGCGACTCGGACCTCTTCCTTGTCCAGCTGGCGATCGCGCTGATCTGCAGGCCGGCCTGGCGCGGGCCGCGCGCTTCGTATCACCATGCCGTGGCTCGCCCTGTGGCTTCGAAGGCGTGTCCCGGTGATTCCCTCGGCGACGCTGCCGCTGCCTGAGCATGCGCCGGTTGGCATGGAACGGGGATGCCTCTGGCTCTCCGCCAGCGCCGAGAGCGAGAGAGCCCCCGTGACACGCGGGGTCGCCGTAAGCCATTGTCTCGGCAGAGACCCCGCCGCCGGAGAGCGCGAAGCGTTGTTGTGGACTGAAAAGGTCGCGAGTTTCGCGGGGGTTTCGGCGAGAAGGCTTGAGATTCCGTGCCGGGCTGTTCACCAAAACCCTGGGGTTTGTAATTCGGTGGTCTGGCTCCCGAGCCCGGCCTCGAACCCCCGACCGGTGGTTAACAGCCCAGGGTGACGGGACCCTCGCAAGCCGTTCCAAGGTGAGTTCTCCAATCGAGCTTACGGATGAGCAGTCAGGGCTCAAAGAAAACCACATCCGGCATCGGGTAGTGCCGCCGGTTGAGCGTCCACAGATTGAGGCCCGTCGTGGCCGCCGCGGCGGCGACGAGCGCGTCCGCGATCTCGACGCCGTGGGACCGCGAATAGCGCGCGAGGTAGCCGCCCGCGCGGCGCCCCGCCTTGGCGTCGATCACGACGTCGCCCCTCGCGGCGAGGAACGCTTCCGTGAGCGCTTCCTCCCCCCGCCGGATCCCGGCGAGGATCTCGGACCACGTGACGGCAGAGCAATAGGTGGGGACGCCGGCGGCTTCCAGCGCACGGAGCTTCCCCACGATCACCGCCTTGCCGCGGAGCACCTCGATCACGACGTCCGAGTCGAGGAGGACCCCGACTACGGACGGCGCCGCCGGGCTCGGCGCGTATCCCGCCTTAGCCGCCTCACGTACCCTGCGGTGTCGCCCAGATCTGTGCGGTCCTTCCATAGTCCCTCGATGGCTCGGAGGGTGGCGAGCCGATCATCGGCGCCGCCAGGGCCGTAAGCGCGCGCCAGGGCGTCTCGGACCAGCTCCGAGAGGGACCTACCCTGTTTCCGCGCGAGGGCGGACAGCCTCGCGTGGATCGCCGCGTCCAGGTAGAGCTGCGTTCGGACCATGTAATGTATATACATCGCCACACGATCCAGGTCAATTGCGGTGCCGAGGACCGCGGCGAGTGCCCTCCTTCCGTTGACCCGCCGCGGCAACTCCCCTATAACGCTCCTGGAGAAACATCGATGTCATTCCACTCCCGGAGGCTTCTCGCTCTCATGGCTTTGACGACTGTCTCGGCGCTCTCGACCGGCTGCGGCTCCACCCCCAAGCCCGCGGACCTAGTCCTCCTCCACGGCAACGTGGTCACGCTGGACCCCGCGCGACCGCGCGCGCAGGCGCTCGCGACAAGGGGGGACACGATCGCGGCGGTCGGGTCGGACCACGAGATCGGGAAGCTCATCGGCCCCAAGACCAGGGTGATCGACCTCCAGGGGCGCCTTACGATCCCGGGGTTCATCGAGGGACACGCCCACTTCGTGAGCCTCGGCCAATCGAAGCGGATCCTCGACCTCCACACCGCCAGGAACTGGGACGAGATCGTGGCGCGAGTCGAGGCCGCGGCGCGGACCGCCCCACCGGGAGCGTGGATCCTCGGACGAGGCTGGCACCAGGAGAAGTGGGTCTCCCGTCCCTCGCCCTCCGTCTCGGGCTACCCGGTTCGCGACGCTCTGGACCGGGTGGCGGCGGGGCACCCGGTTCGTCTCCGCCACGCCAGCGGCCACGCGTCCATCGTCAACGCGCTCGCTCTCGAGCGCGCCGGGATCGGCCCCGAAACACCGGACCCGCCGGGAGGGACGATCCTGAAGGGCCGGTCGGGCCGGCCCACCGGGGTGCTGATCGAGGCGGCGGACGACGCGGTCCAGCGCGCGGTCGACGCGGATCGCGCGCGGCTGCCGGCCGCCGAGGTGGACGCCGAGCTGCGGCACGACGTGGAACTGGCCACCGACGAGTGCCTCTCGAAAGGGATCACGACGTTCCACGACGCGGGCGAGGATCTCAAGACCGTGGACGGTTTTCGGAACATGGCGGTGGCAGGAGAGCTCAGGATCCGGCTGTACGTCATGCTGTCCGACGGCGACGACGTCATCGCGCCTCGTCTCGCGGAGGGGCCGCTCCTCGAGCTCGGCCGCCGGCACCTCACGGTCCGCGCGATCAAGCGGTACATGGATGGCGCCCTCGGCTCCCACGGTGCGTGGATGCTCGCTCCTTACGCCGATCTTCCGGGAGACCGCGGCTTGCCGGCGCAGCCCGTCGAGCGCCTCGAGGCGACGGCCCGTCTCGCCGCGGAGCACGGCTTCCAGCTCTGCGTCCACGCCATCGGGGACCGCGGGAACCACGAGGTGCTCGACGTCTACGAGCGGACGTTCCGGGCGTTCCCCGCCCTCAAGGACGCCCGCTTCAGGGTGGAGCACGCGCAGCACCTCGACCCCGCCGACATTCCCCGATTCGCGCACCTCGGCGTGATCGCCGCGATGCAGGGGATTCACTGCACCTCCGACGGGCCCTGGGTCGTCGAGCGGATCGGCGAGGATCGGGCGCGGACCGGCGCGTACGCCTGGCGCCGCCTCCTCGATTCCGGCGCCGTCGTCGTCAACGGCACCGACGCGCCCGTGGAGGACGTCGATCCGATCGCGTGCTTCCACGCCTCGGTGACCCGGAAGATGAAGGACGGCGCCGCGTTCTTCGCGGAGCAGAGGATGACCCGCGAAGAAGCGCTTCGATCCTACACGGCGAGCGGCGCATATGCCGGGTTCGAGGAAGGGATCAAGGGGACGCTGACGCCGGGCAAGCTCGCCGACGTCGTGGTCCTCTCCCGGGACATCCTGGCCGTGACGGACGACGAGGTCCTCGAGGCGCGGGTGCTCTGGACGATCGTGGGGGGCGGGATCGCCTTCCGCGCCGAGGAGGCGCGCTGACGCGCGGCGCGTTCGGCCGGGCTATCATGCAACGCGTGAGACTCCTTTCGGTCGGCGGAGCCTTCTTCGCCCTCCTGCTCGGCGCGCCGGTCGCGGACGCCGCGGACCGCGCGGCGGCGAGCCTCCCCCCCGTGGCGCTGCACCGGGAGGCGCCGTCGATTCCTCCGGAGGCCGCCGGCTCGGGCGCGGCGCCGGCGGTCACGGTGCGCGTGAGGATCGACGGGAGGGGCCGACCGTCGTCGGTGGAGACGCTCCGCATCGATCCGTCGGGGCCGTTCGACGACGCGTTCCTGAGGGCGACGCGGGAGGCGATCGCGAAATGGCGATTCGCCCCGGCGCTCCGGAACGGCCGCGCCGCCGAGGCGACCCTCGAATGGACGGTCCAGTTCAAGGCGCTGTCCGCCGAGCCCGGCGCGCCTCTCGACCGAGCACTTCGAGATCGTCACCGACGCCGCGTCGCCGCGGATCCCGGCGCGGATCGGGGCGCAGCTCGAGGGCGCCTACGCCACCCTATCGCGCATGTTCCACGACGCGATCCCGGAGGAGGCGGCCCCGGATCGCATCCTCACGTTCGTGTTCGCGAGGCACGCGTCGTTCGGCGCCTTCGCCACGGAAGACCCCCGCTCCCCCGGCTCGGGCGGCGGCGGGTTCTACGATCCGGCGGGGCTGCTGGCGTTCCACCTTGAGGTCCGCGGCGGGGCCGAGGCGCTGGACCGGGTCGTCCGCGTCGAGGCGACGCACGCGTACCTGCACGCCCATGTCACGCGCCCCGGCGTCACGCTCCCCCCGTGGCTCGAAGAGGGGCTCGCGGAGTACGTCGCGACGTCCGACGTCGAGAACGGTCGGATCATCCCCCGCGCTTCACCGCGCCGCCGGGCGACGGGCCGGGCCTCGCACGCGAGGAGCCTGGGGGAGCCGCCGCGGGCGGACGCGGCCCAGGTCGCGAGCGCCGTAAGGAGCGGCAACGCGATTCCGCTCGACCGGCTCCTCGACGCGCGGCCCGAGGAGCTCCTGGGGGAGCCGGCGCGGCTGTTTCCCGCGCAGTCGTGGCTGTGGGTCCACTTCCTCCGCCACGGCAAGCCGGAGTGGCAGGACGGAGCGTTTCCCAGCCTCGTCCTCTACATGGCGGAGGGCTACCCGCCCGCGGACGTGTTCCCGGCAGTTTACGGTTCTTCGGCAGCGGGGCTCGCCGCCGGCTTCCGGGAGTACGCGAAGCGGTTCTGAATCACCGCCCGGGCCCGGCGAGCCGCAACTCGCGGTCCGCCTGGTCCGGCTCGCCGAGGCTTCGGTAGCAGTCGGAGAGCGAGGCGTGCGCTTCCGACAGCGCGGGGCGCAACGCGAGCGCGCGGCGGAGCGGCGCCACGGCTTCCCCGAACCGCTGGAGCTTCAGCAGCGCCTCGCCCAGGTACAGAAAGGTCTCCGGTCGATCGGGCTTGAGGGCTCCCGCCCGCTCGAAGGCCTCCCTCGCCTCCTCCCAGCGATCGAGGCGGAGCGCGGCCACGCCGAGGTCGAACCAGGCGATCTCCAGAGCAGGCGACGCCTCGACCGCCCGGGCCAGCACGCCCACGGCCGCGGGGGCGTTGCCGGAGAGGAGCAGCGTCGCTCCCGCTTCGAAGAGAGCGGCGGGATCGCGGACGCGGTCGAGACGCTCGGTCTCCGAGGCCGCGAGCGCCACCCGCTCGTCGGGGGTCGCGAAGAGGGTCCTGAGCGCATCCGCGGCCTCGTCGTTGCCGGGATCCTCGCGCACCGCTTCGCGAAACGCAGCCTCCGCGTCGAGGTCCTTCCCGTCGTCCCAGAGCACCCACGCGCGGGCGACCGAGACCCGGCCCGCGGCCTCCTTGCCCGCGGGGTCCGCTTCGAGCGCGACGGTTGCCTGCTTCGCTTCGTCGAGCTTTCGGAGCGCGGCCAGCGACCTCCCGATGGCCTCTCTGAGGACGGGGGAGCCCCCGTAGCGCGACTCGATCCCTCGGTAGATCGCGAGCGCGTCCTCGCGGCGTCCGAGCTCCTCCGCGAGCCGCGCCCGCTTCAATTCGGTGGACGCCGAGGGGCGAGCCGCGTCGAGGCGCGCGAGGACCAGAAGCTCCGCCTCCCGGTCGGGAAGCCTCGCCAGGACGGAGGCCAGCGCTTCGAGAAGGTCGGGGTCGGCGGGGGTCCGGGCCAGGCGCGCCTCGAGGGCGCCCCGCAGCGCCGCGCGGTCGGCGGGAGACGCGGCGGGGTCTTCCGCGACGCGGAGCAGGGCGGAGGTCGGTAGGAGCCCTCCGGGGGCCTTGAGCCGCGTGAGGACGGCGGCGCGAGCGCCGCCGATCTCGCCGGCATCGAGCATCGTCCGGTCCGGGAATTCCAGGAGGGCCAGCGCCGGCAGGATCTCGTTCGGATAGTCCTTCGCGGCCCGGCGAATCAGAGTGAGCTCCTTCGCCGCGTTCCCCTGCCCCGCGGCGATCCGCGCCTCGCGCAGCACCCGCACGCACCCCGCCGCGGGCAGCCCGCCGGGCGCGGCCGCGGCGGGCACCAGGAGGGCGGCAGCGAGGAACCCCGGTCCGAGGCGCATCTTCTCTCCCAAGCGGTTCCGGAAGGGAGCCGATTATACGGCGAGCGGCTACAATCATCCGCCGTCCCCGGGGGGGTCATGGCCGGCTGGAGCCTCGTCCTCTTCAAGATACTCTCCCTGCTCCCCGTGATCGGGATCGGCTGGGTCGCGGCGCGGCGAGGCTGGCTCGCGGGCGGCGCCGTCTCCTCGATGAGCCGCCTCGCGGTGGACGTGGCGCTTCCCGCGCTGACCTTCACCCAGCTCGTGCGCACCGTGTCGCGGGACTCGATCCTCGCGAGCGGGCTCCTCCCGGTCGCGGGTGCCGCGCTGTTCCTCCTGGGCGCGGCCGCCGGCTTCGCGGTCGCTCCGTTCTTCTGCGACAGGGCAACGCGCCCGACCTTCGTGTTCCTGGTGGCCCTGGCGAACTCGATCTACCTCCCGCTCCCGATCGCGCAGGCGCTGTACGGAGGCGAGGGCGTCCGGACGGTCCTGCTGTGCGAGGTGGGAACTCGCGTCGCGGTCTTCAGCGTCGGTCTCGCGATCCTGATCGGCCGGAAGCCGGATGCGCGGTCCGTCCGCGAGATCCTGGTCCATCCGGGCCTTCTCTCC includes:
- a CDS encoding helix-turn-helix domain-containing protein: MTCEECGGPTTTVRENFHYTASGLPNVTLVGVLVARCPKCGAFEVEIPRIEELHRTIAGAVVTKPAPLTPAEIRFLRKWLGWSGVDFAAHMGVTPETVSRWENSNLGIGAAADRLLRLMIVNQVPVQDYSLEMLKAIDEESAVLFRLGVEADEKGWHAVAA
- a CDS encoding DDE-type integrase/transposase/recombinase — encoded protein: MEADPSGRRFQCCRFPLPKRWRRCVRSAAVHAVSMANVVFAITRSHAENHFNARVRLHAENDRLRCEIALLREELRIKDHRMEQIPPQRRPHYPPTERLAVLELRAARGWSLAQTARRLLVTPLTVATWNRRLDEEGPHALVQVREPVNRFPDFVGYLVRRLRVLLPSMGTRRNARVLARAGLHLGATTVRRMLHPPDRQRPSAERVPPFRAVTSKRPDHVWHADLTTVPTSLGFWVSWMPLAFPQRWPFCWWVAVAVDHFSRRVAGVAVFKGPPTAAAVMKFLDRTLKKKGSTPRHLITDQGVQFLAAEFRAWCRRRGIAQRFGAIGKYGSLAVIERFIRTMKTECTRRLHVVPYRPAAIRRELALYVDWYNAERPHSRLAGRTPDEIYFGKFPISWRPRFEPRTRWPRRSPCAMPHALVRGRPGTVVELDVAYRAGRRHLPIISLKRAA
- a CDS encoding zf-TFIIB domain-containing protein, which produces MKRDCPSCRIPLTETSLGSVRIDECPKCNGIWFQDEELRLAKDKEDHDLIWLDFEIWRHADRFRVGTRKLECPDCHSSLVQVHYGDTPITADYCTLCRGVWLDKGEFEKIIRALEEEINSMSAREYLSASLQEAKEIFTGSESLLSEWRDLRAVLKLFQLRFFIEHQGLTSLFTHLPSVG
- a CDS encoding PIN domain-containing protein produces the protein MIEVLRGKAVIVGKLRALEAAGVPTYCSAVTWSEILAGIRRGEEALTEAFLAARGDVVIDAKAGRRAGGYLARYSRSHGVEIADALVAAAAATTGLNLWTLNRRHYPMPDVVFFEP
- a CDS encoding ribbon-helix-helix domain-containing protein, producing the protein MYIHYMVRTQLYLDAAIHARLSALARKQGRSLSELVRDALARAYGPGGADDRLATLRAIEGLWKDRTDLGDTAGYVRRLRRDTRRARRRRP
- a CDS encoding amidohydrolase, whose protein sequence is MALTTVSALSTGCGSTPKPADLVLLHGNVVTLDPARPRAQALATRGDTIAAVGSDHEIGKLIGPKTRVIDLQGRLTIPGFIEGHAHFVSLGQSKRILDLHTARNWDEIVARVEAAARTAPPGAWILGRGWHQEKWVSRPSPSVSGYPVRDALDRVAAGHPVRLRHASGHASIVNALALERAGIGPETPDPPGGTILKGRSGRPTGVLIEAADDAVQRAVDADRARLPAAEVDAELRHDVELATDECLSKGITTFHDAGEDLKTVDGFRNMAVAGELRIRLYVMLSDGDDVIAPRLAEGPLLELGRRHLTVRAIKRYMDGALGSHGAWMLAPYADLPGDRGLPAQPVERLEATARLAAEHGFQLCVHAIGDRGNHEVLDVYERTFRAFPALKDARFRVEHAQHLDPADIPRFAHLGVIAAMQGIHCTSDGPWVVERIGEDRARTGAYAWRRLLDSGAVVVNGTDAPVEDVDPIACFHASVTRKMKDGAAFFAEQRMTREEALRSYTASGAYAGFEEGIKGTLTPGKLADVVVLSRDILAVTDDEVLEARVLWTIVGGGIAFRAEEAR
- a CDS encoding energy transducer TonB; translation: MQRVRLLSVGGAFFALLLGAPVADAADRAAASLPPVALHREAPSIPPEAAGSGAAPAVTVRVRIDGRGRPSSVETLRIDPSGPFDDAFLRATREAIAKWRFAPALRNGRAAEATLEWTVQFKALSAEPGAPLDRALRDRHRRRVAADPGADRGAARGRLRHPIAHVPRRDPGGGGPGSHPHVRVREARVVRRLRHGRPPLPRLGRRRVLRSGGAAGVPP
- a CDS encoding tetratricopeptide repeat protein, producing the protein MRLGPGFLAAALLVPAAAAPGGLPAAGCVRVLREARIAAGQGNAAKELTLIRRAAKDYPNEILPALALLEFPDRTMLDAGEIGGARAAVLTRLKAPGGLLPTSALLRVAEDPAASPADRAALRGALEARLARTPADPDLLEALASVLARLPDREAELLVLARLDAARPSASTELKRARLAEELGRREDALAIYRGIESRYGGSPVLREAIGRSLAALRKLDEAKQATVALEADPAGKEAAGRVSVARAWVLWDDGKDLDAEAAFREAVREDPGNDEAADALRTLFATPDERVALAASETERLDRVRDPAALFEAGATLLLSGNAPAAVGVLARAVEASPALEIAWFDLGVAALRLDRWEEAREAFERAGALKPDRPETFLYLGEALLKLQRFGEAVAPLRRALALRPALSEAHASLSDCYRSLGEPDQADRELRLAGPGR
- a CDS encoding AEC family transporter; the encoded protein is MAGWSLVLFKILSLLPVIGIGWVAARRGWLAGGAVSSMSRLAVDVALPALTFTQLVRTVSRDSILASGLLPVAGAALFLLGAAAGFAVAPFFCDRATRPTFVFLVALANSIYLPLPIAQALYGGEGVRTVLLCEVGTRVAVFSVGLAILIGRKPDARSVREILVHPGLLSALAGIAAPLLFPGLRALPDLDPRGAAPAAMAGYASFQALDLAGALTIPLALLVTGAKLEEVTRGGAALKRATWGVLLARLLAAPAAVAALLFLAQAAGAKLDEVPRRVVFLVACMPVAVNCGVFTERYGGDSTLAARSTFASTLLGVLTIPLLFFAAQRLGL